The genomic region TCTcctagaaaaagacaaaaaagaaacatcatttgttgttatttggacaaaatgtgttcattagTTTAGCTAAGTTTTGACCTGATACGGTAAGGTTTAGAACAGAATTAcagtatttattaattattactacaatttatttttagttacttATAAATAAGTTTTCCATGATAAAGACAAAGGTTTGCTGAATATtgctttgatttgaattttCTGCACATCTTTCATCTCAAATTGTCAATTTTCCCAGAATTACATTTACAGACTTTTCTGTACTTTATTGTCCATTTTTAAAGTCagtattttacataaacaatgcaaaatacccttttccttctcaaaacatgttaaaaaatatagaaaacaagtttttttcatattacaagtgaaaaaatctgccaatggagatattactttttatcaatattcaagaattaaaaagaaaagttacctgtatgttagttttgtcttatttcaagttatttgcactagaaacttgaAAAAactgcttggtaagattttgtgtttctgcagtgaatTTATGGCAAATTTGTCTAATGTTATCAGGTTTCAAATATGGAAACccaaaaaaccacaaactggAAGACAGATGGAAGGAATTCATCAGGTGAAATGGGTTGATAAATGATGGATGAACAAATGACAGATGATAAAAGATCAATAGATGAACTTTTACATAATGACATGGAATAATGTATACTGGATCCAAATACTCCTTTATGATTGCAATTTGaaatattgtgcagctctagaaaagaagaaaatcctcCTTGGCTCATAGCTCACACTGACAAATCTCCATACAGGATTTCCAGAAAATATCTGGAAATATAAAGCCAGattaatctaatttttaaatcattgtaTAACCCTCCCATCTGAAAGCGTACCGATGTGTAAGATCTATTGCAGAGGCCGCAGGAGAACAGCTTGGCGTGTTTGACGGTGTGCGTCGACAGGTGAACCTCCAGACTGGCAGCGTCTGTGTAACCACGGTTACAGTTGTGACACTTGAAGGGCTTGTCTTTGTTGTGTTGTCGACGGTGAGACTGGggaaaaaatacacacaaaaggggtaaagataaaaaaaaaactctgtaaGAAAGGATTTTATCAATGTGACAGGATGTCAGGAAAATGATTCCAGACCTGCAAGTTGGACAACTGAGTGAAAGCCTTTTCACAGCCAGGATGGTTACACTTGTATGGTCGGTCACCAGTGTGAATtctgaggaaagaaaacatcaaattaatccatttaactttaatatatttattttgcacaaaagtaaaatttaagaGCAGTTTCCATGAAGTAGTCCTGCATACCTCTGAtgactaaatgaaaacattcctcATGCAATATATCActttctttctcttgttttttctactttctcTTCCACAAAACTATTTCTAATAGATCATTTCTAATCActtaaagtcaaattaaatctCTTGGGATTAGCATGAAGCTGAATTCCTTCtaaattttctgtaaatatttaactctcataatgattaaataaacaacaaatctcCACAGATCTGCTCCAAACATGCACACAGGgtccacagtaaaattcaagcattttcaatgTACGTTTTCTAACTTTTCACCGCACTTtatagataaaaacaatacaggtGAACTAATAGATTGTTTCACCTCACTATGATAACATTTATTATGGTTATTAATAATGTCTTGTGACGTGGCAGACtaaaatatatctaaatttgatgttttgaaatgtctttcacccaaaacactaatttaacacaaaaaatctcccaatttcaataactttgtttaacatataaaatatacGCAGACCTTTATTTCAATCACACTGATCAATAAGTCATTGAaccattaggaataataaatattcattatattGGAACAATCTAATCAAATCATGTGAATTAAATgaccttcctgctcaaattaatgcttaaaaacaatatatgaaCCAAGTTACAGAAAAAGCATCTAAAAAATGCTTCTGttaagttttctggcatttcaCAATTAGGAATAATTTTGGTACAAACAAGAGAAGTTTATCTTGATTTAACTTtagacaatgagaaaaaaaagtacatctttttattaggtgtatgagaatatctggtttcaactgttaACGTTTTTCAAAATTAGGCTTTTACTCAAACGTTAGTTTGCACTTTAGTACCAAAACTGTCACTTTGAACATCTAacactttcaaggactttacacagaaatcaagcactttccaaaccttgaaaacactcaatgaaattcaagcattttcaaggattttagCCGGAGTAAACCCCGCCCGGCCCCGCCCCGCCCCGCCCGGCCGGCCCAGTACCGTGTGTGCTGCTGTAGGTGACTGAGCTGCCTGAATGTTTTCTGGCAGTAGGAGCAGGTGTAGGGCTTGGCCCCCGTGTGGATGCGGATGTGCTGGGACAGGTAGCTGGAGTTGGCAAACGACTTGGAGCAGTGGGGGCACTTGTGGGGCTTGGCCTCAGTGTGGTTTCTAACACGGAAAGCCGGGATCGGAGGGGATGAAGGGGAagggatggagagagagaaacacagagagagagagagaaacagcgAGAGATTTTTAAGCTATAGCATGACCAAACGTCCCGACGAACCGAAGATCAAATCATGcgttaaaagtttaaaaggatCTGCGACCAATTCTTCTGATCGCAGATCGATACGTTTGACAGTGTGCTCTTTGTGCTGCGTCTGAGTtgtgaaaacacagaacaaacataCAGCAAGCACAGTCACactttcctttctctctctctctctctcgctctctctccaTTTGGTGTGTCCTGCAGTGAGTGGGGTGTGTCTCTGTGAACGTAAAGACGGGTGGCAGGCAGGTGGAGAACGTCATTCTGATTAAAACGAACGGACTACAGATGATATGGGAAACCCAGAGCAAAGCAGTGAgtgaaattaaaacatgaataagaAAGGTGACGagctcaaacagaaaattaaaccaTCTGTTGAATGATGGCAGCATGAATGagtgaaatgtgattttattacTTGTAACCTCATGTATGGTTAGTAAAATAACAATTAGTTGGGATTAGTAATTAGTACCTTCTAGTTTTGCTATATTAGTCATGCACTATATCTCATACACAGTCACTGTTTAGAGCAcacaagaataaaatatttaatattctttttatatgaaaatgaaataaacctACTAAACATGTAGAATAAAGAATATTTTGGGGTAAAGAAATGAACAATTTCATTTTCTGAGCcataaatatcattttaagTCTGCTTGTTGTTCTAGTTTTTACGTTAATGAATATTAAGAACAATCGGATGTTTCTGATCTTGCAATGTTGAAGGCAGCACTTTCTGCAGAAGTTATTAcataaagtttcagttttattcatattaaagCGGTGGCAACAACAATCAGTATCAAATGaagtttggtaaaaaaaaaatccagttgtcctgtttatctctgatttatggaaataaaaaatttaagaaactaaCTTTATAGCTATCCAGTATATTCCCAACAAggtcaaatatttacttttgcagatgtttttctcATATGAACATCAATTTGATGTCTCATAACTGAGAGTGAATCTTAGTGAAAAATTGGTGATGTTTGAGGGAGTTGTGCAAAGAAAGGGATTTTAAGGGACGACCCAATCAGGTTTAAGATTAAAGTCTTAAATATTCTTGGTATTTTTAAGAGGACAGGATTAAGGCCAATGGGTTCAGTGTCAGCTttgatatttgttgttttgtttctgctctctAATGTAACtgtgctaaagaaaaaaatgataaaattataGAATCAGGTTtgagagaaatgaaaaagagcTTCTTTTACTTccacaatttaataaaatgtttagtaaGACGCCCAAAGATCTGAGTATTATTTGCTTCAATATATtaactaaattacattttcttataaCAATATGCACTAGAGACGACTATCAAAGGTAGGAGATGTTTCTGCTGACCATTATGGTCTTTTGTTGGTCTCTACATGACCTGAGCTGAAAAAATCCCTGACCAGCAacaatgtcatttatttggTGGAAACGCTGTTGAATTTTGCATGCAAGTCATTTCAGCTGATCCGATACATTAGAGCATGTATGGTAGTCACTGAGTTAATGTTCATTCCACTAAATGCAGAGGAAAAGAAGCACTGCTGTTTTCTCTGGACAATCATGCAAGAAATGTGACAGAATGCATGGATGAAATGAGAATTCAAACACACTTCCTCCAGTCCAGCATcacaaaatgtctgattttatatatatcttTGATGCATGTACAGGGTGCTGTTGGTGAGGAAATGAAAGGAGCAGACTGAGATTTCTTATTGGGAAACAGACCTGATCGGGGACAGACCAAGGCATGCAAAGCAGGAACATACGACTGCTGCATGACGGCACAGTTCTAACCTCCATAACATAAACTGTTGCATCAATCCAGTCATAATTagatttattatgttttgaatATGATTTGACTGTGCATAAAGAGCTTAACACTGTCAACACTCCCCCTAAGACCCCCAGCTGACTGACTACCCTATTACTCTGTGAACAGAGGTTCatgttcaaactgaaaaagcagAGATAATGAGCACAAACAGTCAGAAGCTGCAGAGCCAGCCGGCCGGCCCAGTACCGTGTGTGCTGCTGGAGGTGACTGAGCTGCCTGAATGTTTTCTGGCAGTAGGTGCAGGAGTAGGGCTTGGCCCCGCTGTGGATGCGGATGTGCTGGGACAGGTAGCTGGAATTGGCAAATGACTTGGAGCAGTGGGGGCACTTGTGGGGCTTGGCCTCAGTGTGGGACTTAGCGTGAATCTGCATGTCTGACTTGCTGAAGAACGTCACTGCACACATCCGacatctgtggaaaaaaaggttaaaaatattttaaatgagctGCAAACTGATTAGGCTTCTCCAATCTAAACACCTCAGTACCTGTAGGACTTGGGTCCATCTTTACTGGTATGATCATCCTCATCATTTGACAGATCATATGGGTCAGCAGAGTGATGCTGTGACACATAAAGAGTAAAATATGAGGGTTAAAGgcatattataaaaaaatatttacatgacAAACTAAACAGCTCACCTGTCCACCTGCAGCAAGATGGGCTAAAATTAAAGCATCACTTCCTGGAGGGAGAATCCCACCAACTCTGCCCATCATCTGTTTGCTCTTCCTGCCTCGCTTTGATGGTGTCGGCATGACAACGGCTGGAGCCATAGCACCATCCTcctttttatctgaaaaaaaagaaactggagGTTTCATTCACTCTATATTTGCATGTAAATcatctaaatgtttaattacaaaatgaaagaacaaaaatgagttaaactataaaaaacagaaactgctaAATGACTGATTATGTGGTGAACTGCTGGGTTTTACCTGTGTTTGAGGGATGCACTGCAGACACTatcatggtggtggtggtggggggtcCAGTTACAAACGACTGTGTGGAGGCAGTTGGAACCAGTGTGCCTTGTGGGGTGGTGATCACTAACCCCGCTGAGAGGAGAAACAAACTGTGAAACCGGCAGTCTAACATGTTTCACCACAGCTGAACATTTCTCACATGTGgagaagagacagaaaatgtctttttctacACTGCAGGTGTCCAAAGCTGAGACAGGCGGTTCGCTCCAAGGAAAACAATACATGATACCAGATTATTGAAGTGACAAGATGATTAAAGATTCCTTCACATAAATCTGTTCCAGATCTCAGATTAAATTGTGAAGAAATTCTCAGACAGTGATGATCCTTCTGattggtaaatatttaatttacatcaGTGCATGGCATTTAATGCAGCACAAAAAGGATGATTCTTGTAAGTCAAATTACCCTTCTTTGAATGTTTCAAAACATTGCAACTGTGAGTCTAGAATTTAAAGAAATGAGccgccattttatttttgttgttaattttcagtttttatatataactTATGTTTAAGCCTATCAAtatcaaattttactggacgataaattgtcccagaagaaaaat from Xiphophorus couchianus chromosome 13, X_couchianus-1.0, whole genome shotgun sequence harbors:
- the znf384a gene encoding zinc finger protein 384a isoform X1, whose product is MKEIMDDSHFNSSYFWSPVPTVQGQIENAMFLNKAKEQLGPDKANAFPHSSASSTSSPHYPTAVLAIPGSVDPGAGVRVVPKQEGGGNGSGGGGGNSGNATLSGVGGHLHQSHTSQNVTVVPVPSTGIMTAAGLVITTPQGTLVPTASTQSFVTGPPTTTTMIVSAVHPSNTDKKEDGAMAPAVVMPTPSKRGRKSKQMMGRVGGILPPGSDALILAHLAAGGQHHSADPYDLSNDEDDHTSKDGPKSYRCRMCAVTFFSKSDMQIHAKSHTEAKPHKCPHCSKSFANSSYLSQHIRIHSGAKPYSCTYCQKTFRQLSHLQQHTRNHTEAKPHKCPHCSKSFANSSYLSQHIRIHTGAKPYTCSYCQKTFRQLSHLQQHTRIHTGDRPYKCNHPGCEKAFTQLSNLQSHRRQHNKDKPFKCHNCNRGYTDAASLEVHLSTHTVKHAKLFSCGLCNRSYTSETYLMKHMRKHNPDPLTVAATVAAQQAQGLTPGGGGRGRGRGRGRGRGSQLQSQNNPNNTNQNQNPGQPGSYQPTQQPSEGVIPCPFDLHQYKTVSASEIQYKPVSVGDLPVTHKDLCLTVSTSAIQVEHMNS
- the znf384a gene encoding zinc finger protein 384a isoform X4; protein product: MKEIMDDSHFNSSYFWSPVPTVQGQIENAMFLNKAKEQLGPDKANAFPHSSASSTSSPHYPTAVLAIPGSVDPGAGVRVVPKQEGGGNGSGGGGGNSGNATLSGVGGHLHQSHTSQNVTVVPVPSTGIMTAAGLVITTPQGTLVPTASTQSFVTGPPTTTTMIVSAVHPSNTDKKEDGAMAPAVVMPTPSKRGRKSKQMMGRVGGILPPGSDALILAHLAAGGQHHSADPYDLSNDEDDHTSKDGPKSYRCRMCAVTFFSKSDMQIHAKSHTEAKPHKCPHCSKSFANSSYLSQHIRIHSGAKPYSCTYCQKTFRQLSHLQQHTRIHTGDRPYKCNHPGCEKAFTQLSNLQSHRRQHNKDKPFKCHNCNRGYTDAASLEVHLSTHTVKHAKLFSCGLCNRSYTSETYLMKHMRKHNPDPLTVAATVAAQQAQGLTPGGGGRGRGRGRGRGRGSQLQSQNNPNNTNQNQNPGQPGSYQPTQQPSEGVIPCPFDLHQYKTVSASEIQYKPVSVGDLPVTHKDLCLTVSTSAIQVEHMNS
- the znf384a gene encoding zinc finger protein 384a isoform X2, which encodes MDDSHFNSSYFWSPVPTVQGQIENAMFLNKAKEQLGPDKANAFPHSSASSTSSPHYPTAVLAIPGSVDPGAGVRVVPKQEGGGNGSGGGGGNSGNATLSGVGGHLHQSHTSQNVTVVPVPSTGIMTAAGLVITTPQGTLVPTASTQSFVTGPPTTTTMIVSAVHPSNTDKKEDGAMAPAVVMPTPSKRGRKSKQMMGRVGGILPPGSDALILAHLAAGGQHHSADPYDLSNDEDDHTSKDGPKSYRCRMCAVTFFSKSDMQIHAKSHTEAKPHKCPHCSKSFANSSYLSQHIRIHSGAKPYSCTYCQKTFRQLSHLQQHTRNHTEAKPHKCPHCSKSFANSSYLSQHIRIHTGAKPYTCSYCQKTFRQLSHLQQHTRIHTGDRPYKCNHPGCEKAFTQLSNLQSHRRQHNKDKPFKCHNCNRGYTDAASLEVHLSTHTVKHAKLFSCGLCNRSYTSETYLMKHMRKHNPDPLTVAATVAAQQAQGLTPGGGGRGRGRGRGRGRGSQLQSQNNPNNTNQNQNPGQPGSYQPTQQPSEGVIPCPFDLHQYKTVSASEIQYKPVSVGDLPVTHKDLCLTVSTSAIQVEHMNS
- the znf384a gene encoding zinc finger protein 384a isoform X3 is translated as MFLNKAKEQLGPDKANAFPHSSASSTSSPHYPTAVLAIPGSVDPGAGVRVVPKQEGGGNGSGGGGGNSGNATLSGVGGHLHQSHTSQNVTVVPVPSTGIMTAAGLVITTPQGTLVPTASTQSFVTGPPTTTTMIVSAVHPSNTDKKEDGAMAPAVVMPTPSKRGRKSKQMMGRVGGILPPGSDALILAHLAAGGQHHSADPYDLSNDEDDHTSKDGPKSYRCRMCAVTFFSKSDMQIHAKSHTEAKPHKCPHCSKSFANSSYLSQHIRIHSGAKPYSCTYCQKTFRQLSHLQQHTRNHTEAKPHKCPHCSKSFANSSYLSQHIRIHTGAKPYTCSYCQKTFRQLSHLQQHTRIHTGDRPYKCNHPGCEKAFTQLSNLQSHRRQHNKDKPFKCHNCNRGYTDAASLEVHLSTHTVKHAKLFSCGLCNRSYTSETYLMKHMRKHNPDPLTVAATVAAQQAQGLTPGGGGRGRGRGRGRGRGSQLQSQNNPNNTNQNQNPGQPGSYQPTQQPSEGVIPCPFDLHQYKTVSASEIQYKPVSVGDLPVTHKDLCLTVSTSAIQVEHMNS